CGGCGAACGGCGCGAGTCGCGCGAAGCGCGGGCGCGCGAGCGCTCTCGGGAGCTGAAACGGAGGCAACGCCATGGACCTCGTCTACGACCCGTACTCGCGCCCCTTCCAGGAGGATCCGTACCCGCTCTACCGGCGGTTCCGCGACGAGGAGCCGTGCACGTACAACGAGGCGATGGACTTCTACGCGCTGTTCCGCTTCGAGGACGTGTGGGAGGCGACGCTCGACTGGGAGACGATGAGCAGCTCGCTCGGGCCGACGCTCGAGAACCGCGGCCAGATGCCGGGCGAGGTGTTCTCGATCATCGGGATGGATCCGCCGCGCCACACGCGCGTGCGCAACATCATCAGCCGCGGCTTCACGCCGCGCCGCATCGCGGCGATGGAGGAGGAGATCCGCGGCATCGCGAAGCACTACCTCGACCCGCTCGCGGCGCTGCCCGCGTTCGACTTCGAGCAGGAGTTCGCGGTGAAGTTCCCGATGGACGTGATCAGCGTGCTGCTCGGCATCCCGGTCGAGGACCGCGACCGGTACCGCGGCTGGGTCGACAAGGGGCTGCAGCGCGACCCGGACGGCGGGCTCGCGACGGACGCGATCATCGGAATGGGAACCGCGCGCCAGTACATCGCGGACCTGATCGCAAGGCGGCGCGCCGACCCGCAGGACGACCTGATCTCGATCCTCGTGAAGGCGGAGTACGAGGACCTCGACGGCGAGCGACGCACGCTCACGGACGACGAGGTGCAGGGGTTCACGACGCTGCTCGCGGCGGCCGGTGCCGAGACGACGGCGAAGCTGCTCGGCCACTGCGTGTACCAGCTCTGGCGCCACCCCGACCAGCGCCAGGCGCTGTGGGACGACGCCTCGCGCATCCCGAACGCGATCGAGGAGACGCTGCGCTTCGAGGCGCCGTCGCAGTTCCAGGGGCGCGTCGCGCTGCGCGACTCGA
This Myxococcota bacterium DNA region includes the following protein-coding sequences:
- a CDS encoding cytochrome P450, which encodes MDLVYDPYSRPFQEDPYPLYRRFRDEEPCTYNEAMDFYALFRFEDVWEATLDWETMSSSLGPTLENRGQMPGEVFSIIGMDPPRHTRVRNIISRGFTPRRIAAMEEEIRGIAKHYLDPLAALPAFDFEQEFAVKFPMDVISVLLGIPVEDRDRYRGWVDKGLQRDPDGGLATDAIIGMGTARQYIADLIARRRADPQDDLISILVKAEYEDLDGERRTLTDDEVQGFTTLLAAAGAETTAKLLGHCVYQLWRHPDQRQALWDDASRIPNAIEETLRFEAPSQFQGRVALRDSTWHGVTIPAGARVALVTGSACRDEREYPDPDRFDTRRPHDREVYFGHGHHVCIGKSLARLETRIALEEIRARFPHYEVDEAGMTRTYQAHVRGYVNLPISTGR